A window from Lactiplantibacillus pentosus encodes these proteins:
- a CDS encoding MFS transporter translates to MRQSAFRFLWLSFLISSIGDWLYKLALPVVILQKTGSAYHAATAFGVSFIPWIVFSMIGGVVADNYSKKHVLIFGNFIASGLALLLLSVLWQRQLNYPLMYIAIFLLASVDPLTHPGFQSIIPELVANDYLVAANATIQTIENCISVVGPLLGGAIITLIGGYTGLLVDVGSFLAAALLLCWLPSQRIAERSHSSILGDLQTGFAYTIKQRVILSGSLMFFFTNFALNMFEANYMYYMIKQLGYSLFETSIAMTIAGIGALLGGLLSTRLITNRKAGAVLTSSTMWAGGLTFLLLFSHNFIYIGLILASINVFGTLNVVTYFSLRQRTVPERLLGRVVAVTRMVSYAAIPLGSWVGGLILGRGYQMSVVIIAAGIIRFGAGFISRYTAMGHEV, encoded by the coding sequence ATGCGACAATCAGCATTTCGATTTTTATGGCTAAGCTTTTTAATATCAAGTATTGGCGATTGGTTATACAAACTGGCCTTGCCTGTTGTAATCCTACAGAAGACAGGTTCAGCTTATCATGCTGCAACAGCGTTTGGAGTTTCGTTTATCCCTTGGATTGTTTTCTCCATGATTGGTGGGGTTGTTGCGGATAACTATTCCAAAAAGCATGTGCTGATTTTTGGAAATTTCATCGCGAGCGGGTTGGCACTATTGCTGCTGAGCGTCTTATGGCAGCGTCAATTAAATTATCCGCTCATGTATATTGCCATCTTCTTGTTGGCTTCAGTCGATCCGTTGACCCATCCAGGATTTCAGAGTATTATTCCAGAATTGGTGGCTAATGACTACTTGGTGGCTGCTAATGCAACAATCCAAACGATTGAAAATTGTATTTCAGTGGTTGGTCCCTTGCTAGGTGGTGCAATTATTACTTTGATTGGCGGATATACTGGTCTGTTAGTGGATGTTGGGTCATTTTTAGCTGCAGCACTTCTATTATGTTGGTTGCCAAGTCAGCGGATAGCTGAGCGAAGTCACAGCAGTATCTTGGGTGACCTACAAACGGGTTTTGCCTATACAATCAAGCAACGAGTTATTTTAAGCGGTTCATTGATGTTCTTTTTCACTAACTTTGCATTGAATATGTTTGAAGCTAATTACATGTATTATATGATTAAACAGCTAGGATATTCATTGTTTGAAACGTCGATTGCTATGACGATTGCTGGTATCGGGGCATTGTTAGGTGGGCTTCTTTCGACAAGACTAATAACTAATCGCAAAGCTGGTGCCGTTTTGACGAGCAGTACGATGTGGGCGGGCGGCTTAACTTTTTTACTGCTATTTAGTCATAATTTCATTTATATTGGGTTGATACTAGCAAGTATTAATGTTTTTGGAACACTGAATGTTGTTACGTACTTTTCATTACGACAGCGAACGGTCCCCGAACGGCTGTTAGGACGAGTCGTGGCCGTCACTAGAATGGTATCGTACGCCGCAATTCCATTGGGCTCATGGGTCGGTGGGTTAATCTTGGGGCGTGGTTACCAGATGTCAGTTGTTATTATTGCGGCTGGAATTATTCGATTCGGTGCGGGATTTATATCTCGATATACGGCGATGGGACACGAGGTTTGA
- a CDS encoding Rgg/GadR/MutR family transcriptional regulator — protein MTEIGEIYRDFRLGKHVTLKDASSGIVSLAFLSRFERGLYDISFNHLLELLDRINVQLSEFEFMYNQRNDTTTDLLPTFQRAFQAGDTVTLKNHLLIWQRQQGNFAELQVIQLKMMLTILGNPLVSQTDIRTLEEHFNTITNWTFFELYLYGHSLQFFDKNMAVNLFKELFKKGIFYDNFRSDSFSMLFYIHNNLILYLIDQKDLANAHILVDSLSRYFEHHERDYYHTARLFNLQGLVTYLSGDHSLGLKLLRRANVITFLCNHRSGFLENEHNYLTRFLSAGELETIFDFSNLEAL, from the coding sequence ATGACTGAAATCGGTGAAATCTATCGTGATTTTCGACTTGGAAAACACGTTACGCTAAAAGATGCTAGCAGTGGCATCGTCTCACTAGCATTTTTATCTCGCTTTGAACGCGGGCTTTACGATATATCGTTCAATCACTTATTAGAACTACTGGACCGGATTAACGTGCAACTATCTGAATTTGAATTCATGTACAATCAGAGAAATGATACAACGACTGACTTACTTCCTACTTTTCAGCGAGCCTTTCAAGCTGGAGATACTGTCACCCTGAAAAACCACTTATTGATTTGGCAACGCCAACAGGGGAATTTTGCAGAATTACAAGTGATCCAGTTGAAAATGATGCTCACGATTCTGGGTAATCCACTAGTTTCACAAACAGACATCCGTACGCTTGAAGAACACTTCAACACCATTACCAACTGGACTTTTTTTGAGCTTTATTTATATGGACATTCCCTGCAATTTTTTGATAAAAATATGGCTGTCAATTTATTCAAAGAGTTATTCAAGAAGGGCATCTTTTATGACAATTTTCGCTCAGACTCTTTTTCGATGCTTTTCTACATTCATAACAACTTAATTTTGTACTTAATTGACCAAAAAGATTTAGCCAACGCTCATATTTTAGTGGATTCACTTAGTCGCTACTTTGAACATCATGAACGCGATTATTACCACACCGCACGACTGTTCAACTTACAAGGATTAGTCACTTACCTGAGTGGTGACCATTCGCTCGGGTTAAAGTTGTTGCGACGCGCAAATGTGATTACGTTTCTCTGCAATCATCGCAGTGGCTTTCTCGAAAATGAACACAACTACTTAACCCGCTTCTTATCAGCCGGTGAATTAGAGACAATCTTCGACTTTTCAAACCTCGAAGCACTTTAA
- a CDS encoding AbrB/MazE/SpoVT family DNA-binding domain-containing protein — MEVKIRQIGHDVGVVLPAALGLTVGDRYELHQMDDTLVLTPVHQGLFANPADWVGFRNRISQEDREWDRFEN; from the coding sequence ATGGAAGTGAAAATTCGTCAGATAGGTCATGACGTGGGCGTTGTGCTGCCGGCAGCGTTGGGACTAACAGTGGGTGACCGGTACGAGCTCCATCAGATGGATGATACGCTAGTGTTGACACCAGTTCATCAGGGGCTGTTCGCTAACCCGGCTGACTGGGTTGGCTTTCGCAATCGTATTTCCCAGGAAGATCGGGAGTGGGACCGGTTTGAGAATTAA
- a CDS encoding universal stress protein, translating to MSEMSPKEFKHILVGVDDSDDAQLAFRYAINRAKSDGAKLTIVSILEQDNMNVYEAMSKDFVHGQRKDLEEHVMQYQKLARDFGVTDVNAVVDEGDPGETIVKTVIPALKPDLLVIGSVAKHGVRKYFGSQAAYMAKHAPISVLVIR from the coding sequence ATGTCAGAGATGAGTCCTAAGGAATTCAAGCACATCTTAGTTGGTGTTGATGATTCAGATGATGCCCAGTTAGCGTTCCGGTACGCCATTAACCGGGCCAAAAGTGACGGGGCCAAGTTGACCATCGTTTCAATTTTGGAACAGGATAATATGAACGTTTACGAAGCCATGAGCAAGGATTTTGTTCACGGCCAGCGTAAGGATCTAGAAGAACACGTCATGCAGTATCAGAAGTTAGCACGTGATTTCGGTGTGACGGATGTCAACGCGGTCGTCGATGAAGGTGACCCAGGCGAGACCATCGTGAAAACGGTGATTCCAGCCTTGAAGCCGGACTTATTAGTGATTGGTTCGGTTGCCAAGCACGGTGTCCGCAAGTATTTCGGGTCGCAAGCGGCCTACATGGCAAAGCACGCACCGATTTCGGTACTAGTCATTCGGTAG
- a CDS encoding sugar O-acetyltransferase, whose translation MEIDNDSAYQQMINGELYLESPLLQQLRRDVRTKLMQYNQIADNDERNTKVKSLLRSAGDRFFVEPTFEFSYGVNIRIGNHFYANHGVTLCDEGLITIGNDCKFGPKVGLYTPAHPLDPTVRRTEAERTAPITIGNDVWIGGSAVILPGVTLGNNVIVGAGAVVTHSFPDNVIVVGNPARVLKENTPQS comes from the coding sequence ATGGAAATCGATAATGATTCAGCGTACCAACAAATGATTAATGGCGAACTGTACTTGGAATCACCGCTCCTCCAGCAGCTGAGGCGAGACGTTCGAACCAAGCTAATGCAATATAACCAGATTGCCGATAATGATGAACGTAATACCAAAGTCAAAAGTCTGTTACGCTCAGCCGGTGACCGTTTCTTTGTCGAACCAACGTTTGAATTTAGCTACGGCGTCAACATTCGCATTGGGAACCATTTTTACGCCAATCATGGCGTCACATTATGTGATGAAGGCCTAATCACGATTGGCAATGATTGTAAGTTTGGTCCCAAAGTAGGCTTGTATACGCCAGCCCATCCACTAGATCCGACTGTGCGGCGGACGGAAGCTGAACGGACGGCGCCGATTACGATTGGCAACGATGTTTGGATCGGCGGTAGCGCGGTGATTTTACCGGGCGTCACGCTAGGTAATAACGTGATTGTTGGCGCTGGCGCGGTCGTGACGCACTCATTTCCAGACAACGTCATCGTCGTGGGTAATCCGGCGCGCGTCCTGAAAGAAAATACCCCGCAGTCATAA
- a CDS encoding YjjG family noncanonical pyrimidine nucleotidase, whose protein sequence is MQYAIFDLDNTILDFDRAETASLTAVFQNHGVPNIPQAEDDYQAYNETIWRQIEQGGPRDTLLDQRFEVFLATLGITVDGPSVQQEYDQLLAHSYQVIPGARDLLHTLKDAGMTLLVGTNGIKHTQLSRLAGAHMTPYFDHIFISESVGYAKPNPHFFQAIHAQYPEMTTTNTVMVGDSLRSDIAGAANVQLPSVWYNPQHLSNESAIKPTYTVDNFTQLQKLLLTA, encoded by the coding sequence ATGCAGTATGCAATTTTTGATCTCGACAATACAATTCTTGATTTTGACCGCGCCGAAACGGCCAGTTTGACTGCCGTCTTTCAGAATCACGGTGTGCCTAATATTCCACAAGCCGAAGACGATTATCAAGCCTACAACGAAACCATCTGGCGTCAAATCGAACAAGGCGGACCGCGAGATACCTTACTAGACCAGCGTTTTGAAGTCTTCTTAGCGACCCTTGGCATTACCGTCGATGGTCCGAGTGTCCAACAAGAATATGACCAATTGCTGGCCCATAGTTACCAAGTAATTCCGGGCGCACGTGACCTGTTGCACACACTGAAAGATGCCGGCATGACCTTGCTAGTGGGCACCAACGGCATCAAGCATACCCAGCTCAGTCGTTTGGCAGGGGCCCACATGACCCCTTATTTTGACCACATCTTCATCTCTGAGAGTGTCGGCTATGCCAAACCAAACCCCCACTTTTTCCAAGCGATTCACGCACAGTATCCTGAAATGACGACCACCAATACGGTCATGGTCGGTGACAGCCTGCGCTCTGATATTGCCGGCGCGGCCAACGTTCAACTGCCGAGCGTGTGGTATAACCCACAGCACTTGTCCAATGAGTCCGCCATTAAACCAACTTATACTGTGGATAACTTTACACAGCTACAAAAACTGTTATTAACCGCTTAA
- a CDS encoding ABC transporter ATP-binding protein, which yields MKKIVETTDLTVKFKDFLALDHINVSIEQSTGVIGLIGPNGAGKTTLLNTFIGQIGLFEGTVVAETAHIAYCPDTPEFDPYLSAFEIMQQSLRLAGKDVNAAKITQTLEQVGLFEHRYRIAGNFSRGMKQRLGIAAALVLEPQLLLLDEPTSALDPFGRADILKIITEVSRRLTVIISSHILSDIQKIATSLIVLNKGQLIYEGPAADFITVNDHMATLALRDIEAGEATLNYLSHKGAEVQWDGQNQQVIFPDDQLSKILQLMIPMATQIRYLGRHEMTLERSFEDAVLQREGKE from the coding sequence GTGAAAAAAATCGTTGAAACCACAGATTTAACTGTCAAATTCAAAGATTTTCTGGCGCTCGATCATATCAACGTTTCAATTGAACAATCTACTGGTGTGATTGGCTTAATTGGACCGAATGGGGCTGGAAAAACGACACTTCTCAATACATTTATTGGGCAGATTGGCCTTTTTGAAGGGACTGTCGTTGCTGAAACGGCACACATTGCCTATTGTCCAGATACGCCCGAATTCGATCCATATCTGAGTGCGTTTGAAATTATGCAACAATCTTTGCGATTGGCTGGAAAAGACGTCAATGCCGCTAAAATTACGCAGACTTTAGAACAGGTGGGACTGTTTGAACATCGTTACCGAATAGCCGGGAATTTCTCGCGTGGTATGAAGCAACGATTGGGAATTGCGGCTGCATTGGTGTTAGAACCACAGTTGTTATTGTTGGATGAGCCAACCAGTGCACTGGATCCGTTTGGACGAGCCGACATTTTAAAAATCATCACAGAAGTTTCTCGCAGACTAACAGTTATCATCTCAAGTCATATCTTGAGCGACATTCAAAAAATCGCAACGTCGCTAATTGTGTTGAACAAGGGACAGTTGATTTATGAAGGGCCAGCAGCAGATTTCATAACGGTGAATGATCACATGGCAACATTAGCGCTTCGAGACATTGAAGCTGGTGAGGCAACACTCAATTATCTCAGTCATAAGGGGGCTGAGGTTCAGTGGGATGGTCAAAATCAGCAGGTCATTTTTCCAGACGACCAACTATCTAAAATTTTACAACTGATGATACCAATGGCCACTCAGATCAGATACCTAGGCAGGCACGAAATGACGTTGGAAAGGTCGTTTGAAGATGCGGTGTTGCAACGGGAGGGGAAAGAATGA
- a CDS encoding helix-turn-helix domain-containing protein has translation MELGETLEFIRRNKNISLKTLCGTTLSRQNYYRIVHGQANTSINTFKFILDQLHVNFDEFYFIKNNFRQDKIFADMNKVKIFFDKGDLKSLDKMIAKYLELKQINQSYLHMYCLINVLKHKLSNHASGPCEALLRDYLTNVETWTHYETVLFNNCMFIFSTEFIDVTLSKSLHNLSMYSTLRKYGNESFRMLTNVLILFIEREEFERATFILNKLHQNRLTDDLLFEKACLEFFENAMLLVTGETTSDAECQRIINLFRELGSDGLAVIFERYLQKVRQ, from the coding sequence ATGGAACTTGGTGAGACTTTAGAATTCATTAGACGGAATAAAAACATTTCATTGAAAACGCTCTGTGGGACAACGCTCAGTCGGCAAAACTATTATCGAATTGTTCACGGACAGGCCAACACTTCCATTAATACGTTCAAATTCATTCTGGATCAACTCCACGTGAATTTCGACGAGTTCTATTTCATCAAGAACAACTTTCGCCAAGACAAAATTTTTGCTGATATGAACAAAGTCAAAATTTTTTTTGACAAGGGTGATCTAAAATCGCTGGATAAAATGATTGCCAAATACCTAGAACTCAAACAGATTAACCAATCCTATCTTCATATGTACTGTCTGATTAATGTTTTAAAGCATAAATTAAGCAATCATGCCAGCGGTCCTTGTGAGGCACTACTTCGTGATTACCTCACCAATGTTGAAACATGGACGCACTACGAAACCGTCCTTTTTAACAATTGTATGTTCATTTTTTCAACCGAATTCATCGATGTCACACTCTCAAAGTCCTTGCACAATCTAAGTATGTATTCCACACTGAGAAAATATGGCAACGAGTCATTTCGAATGCTGACCAACGTTTTGATTCTCTTCATAGAACGTGAAGAGTTTGAACGGGCCACTTTTATTTTGAATAAGTTACACCAAAATAGGCTGACTGACGATTTACTGTTTGAAAAAGCCTGCTTAGAGTTTTTTGAAAACGCCATGCTGTTGGTGACCGGGGAAACGACAAGTGATGCGGAATGTCAACGGATCATCAATCTTTTTCGCGAGTTAGGTAGTGATGGCTTAGCGGTTATTTTTGAACGATACTTGCAGAAAGTCCGTCAATAA
- a CDS encoding NADPH-dependent F420 reductase: MEIGIVGAGTVGSVLAKTFARGDHQVKLSRHSGAASLAPRRAEFPANVAFVEVAAALQQPVVILAVPFEQAPTVLGQVADYDQRIVIDATNQFTADFKKIKTAPFTGSEVVARAANNARVIKAFNTLPPEFMDGHVDGPGKRVLFYAGDDVAAKKEFAALVRPLNFRPVNLGKLRHGGSVMQVGGGLGNTHFVQIDE; this comes from the coding sequence ATGGAAATTGGAATTGTCGGTGCCGGAACCGTGGGCAGCGTGTTAGCTAAAACGTTCGCGCGGGGTGATCACCAAGTCAAATTAAGTCGACATAGTGGTGCCGCTAGTTTGGCCCCACGGCGCGCAGAATTTCCGGCTAATGTCGCTTTCGTAGAAGTGGCAGCCGCGTTGCAACAACCGGTAGTGATACTCGCCGTACCATTTGAGCAAGCACCAACGGTATTAGGACAGGTTGCTGACTATGATCAGCGCATCGTTATCGATGCAACCAACCAGTTTACGGCTGATTTCAAGAAAATCAAGACGGCACCGTTTACCGGGAGCGAAGTGGTAGCGCGGGCTGCTAATAATGCCCGTGTGATCAAGGCGTTTAACACGCTGCCACCAGAATTTATGGACGGCCATGTCGATGGTCCTGGCAAGCGAGTCTTGTTCTATGCGGGTGATGACGTGGCTGCCAAGAAGGAATTCGCGGCGCTCGTGCGGCCATTGAACTTTCGACCGGTCAATCTCGGTAAACTCCGCCATGGCGGTAGTGTGATGCAAGTCGGTGGCGGCCTCGGTAATACGCATTTTGTTCAGATTGATGAATAG
- a CDS encoding MalY/PatB family protein, with protein sequence MPFDFETVLDRRHTNSVKWDVADNELPMWVADMDFQTAPAIQAALTKRAQFGVFGYEEVPTAYYQAVADWWATEHHFRPQADWLMFCTGVVPAISSIVRKMTAVGDNVLVQAPVYNIFYHSIENNGRHTLSSDLVSQDDQYAIDWADLTAKLADPLTTMMIICNPQNPIGIVWSRETLQRIGELCLKYHVLVVADEIHCDLTLNGNDYTPFASLTEPVAHISISCVSPSKTFNVAALHAATLIIPDDHVRALVSRGINNDELAEPNSFAIPASIAAYTEGHDWLHALQTKLAANQRQVQTFLTTELPQVRLIEAQATYLLWLDVSQVMTDSTALATFIRQETGLFLSAGGVYRGDGDRFLRLNVACPTSTLTDGLQRLKAGITAYQRTQA encoded by the coding sequence ATGCCGTTTGATTTTGAGACTGTACTTGATCGGCGCCACACCAATTCAGTCAAGTGGGACGTCGCCGATAATGAACTCCCAATGTGGGTGGCGGACATGGATTTTCAGACCGCGCCGGCGATTCAAGCGGCGTTGACTAAACGTGCGCAATTCGGCGTTTTCGGTTATGAAGAAGTCCCCACGGCCTATTATCAGGCCGTTGCTGACTGGTGGGCCACTGAACACCATTTCCGGCCCCAAGCCGACTGGTTGATGTTCTGTACCGGTGTTGTGCCGGCAATTTCATCGATTGTTCGTAAAATGACGGCGGTCGGGGATAACGTGTTGGTGCAGGCGCCCGTTTATAATATTTTTTATCATTCGATTGAAAATAACGGTCGGCACACCTTGAGCAGTGACCTCGTTAGCCAGGATGACCAGTATGCGATTGATTGGGCTGATTTGACGGCGAAGCTAGCTGATCCACTGACGACAATGATGATTATCTGTAATCCGCAAAATCCGATCGGTATCGTGTGGTCACGGGAGACCCTGCAACGAATTGGGGAACTTTGCCTGAAGTATCATGTGCTGGTCGTCGCGGATGAGATTCATTGTGACTTAACGCTCAACGGCAATGATTACACGCCATTTGCATCGCTGACTGAGCCAGTTGCGCATATCAGTATCAGCTGCGTGTCACCAAGTAAGACGTTCAACGTGGCGGCATTGCACGCGGCGACCTTGATTATTCCGGACGACCATGTGCGGGCGTTAGTGAGTCGGGGCATTAACAACGATGAGCTGGCAGAGCCGAATTCGTTTGCGATTCCCGCTAGCATTGCGGCGTACACCGAGGGTCACGACTGGCTGCATGCGTTGCAAACAAAACTAGCGGCTAATCAGCGCCAAGTCCAGACGTTCTTGACGACTGAATTACCGCAAGTCCGGTTAATTGAAGCGCAGGCCACCTACCTATTATGGTTGGATGTCAGTCAGGTAATGACGGATAGTACGGCCTTAGCGACGTTTATTCGCCAGGAAACGGGACTCTTTTTATCCGCTGGGGGCGTCTACCGCGGGGATGGCGACCGTTTCTTACGGTTAAACGTGGCTTGCCCGACAAGTACGTTGACGGATGGCCTTCAGCGGTTAAAAGCCGGCATAACCGCGTATCAACGGACACAGGCCTAA
- a CDS encoding DUF3737 family protein, with protein MKTINQDYLTGERALFKARDLEINNTTFADGESPLKESRNIRLNQPIFKWKYPLWYSEHVTVDRGLFETMSRSGIWYTKDITITNSTLQAPKLFRRASQIKLAHVHFSDAEETLWNCQDITLTDVQAAGDYFGMNSQNIRVDGFNLVGNYAFDGAKNVEIHNATLMTKDALWNCENVTVYDSQIIGEYLGWNSKNVRFVNCTIESDQGLCYMDNVKLENCTLLNTDLAFEYCRDIDADIVSSIDSVKNPISGRIHAQAIGQIIMDDAEIDPHQTLISVEQESRAPHAV; from the coding sequence GTGAAAACAATTAATCAAGACTATTTGACGGGTGAACGGGCGTTGTTTAAAGCTCGCGACCTCGAAATTAACAATACGACGTTCGCGGACGGTGAATCGCCGTTAAAGGAAAGTCGCAATATTCGGTTAAATCAACCCATTTTCAAGTGGAAATATCCGCTGTGGTACAGCGAGCACGTGACGGTCGACCGCGGATTATTTGAAACGATGTCCCGTTCTGGCATCTGGTATACCAAAGACATCACGATTACGAACAGTACGCTGCAGGCGCCTAAGCTCTTTCGGCGGGCCAGCCAGATCAAGTTAGCGCACGTTCATTTCTCTGATGCGGAAGAAACCTTGTGGAACTGTCAGGATATCACCTTGACGGATGTGCAAGCGGCCGGGGATTACTTCGGTATGAATAGTCAGAATATCCGTGTCGACGGCTTCAACTTGGTTGGTAACTATGCGTTTGACGGCGCTAAGAATGTTGAAATCCACAACGCCACGTTGATGACCAAGGATGCGCTCTGGAACTGCGAAAATGTGACGGTCTACGATTCACAAATTATTGGTGAATATCTGGGCTGGAATTCTAAGAACGTTCGCTTCGTCAACTGTACGATTGAAAGCGACCAAGGCCTATGCTACATGGATAACGTCAAGCTGGAGAACTGTACGTTGCTCAATACCGACTTAGCGTTTGAATATTGTCGGGATATCGATGCGGACATCGTTTCCAGCATTGATAGCGTGAAGAATCCAATTAGTGGCCGTATTCATGCGCAAGCCATCGGTCAAATCATCATGGACGATGCCGAAATCGACCCGCATCAGACGCTGATTAGCGTTGAACAAGAAAGCCGTGCACCGCATGCCGTTTGA
- a CDS encoding aldo/keto reductase, with the protein MEYRQLGTSDLQVSSIALGCMGFGTGSGDDINQRSWAVGQQQADQVLQRAVDLGINFFDTAPVYQAGASERVLGRGLQQFPRDQVILATKFTNRTTQEINDHVSGREHILRSLDQSLANLQTDYVDLYVYHIWDWLTPMADIMAGLNEAVKSGKVRYLGISNAYAWQIAQINAFAAQYDYPQFVSIQSHYNLIYREDERELFTYAHENQLATTPYSPLASGRLAHPFGTETTRRRQDAFSETKYGATVDIDKPVITRVEELAQRHHVSMAAINLGWLQQRVTAPIIGATKPHHLDAVAEAADLQLTPAEVRYLEEPYQPHDLEGVMADNRSREHNWNQYSGQ; encoded by the coding sequence ATGGAATATCGACAATTGGGCACGTCAGATTTACAAGTTTCGTCGATTGCACTCGGTTGCATGGGCTTTGGTACGGGAAGTGGCGATGATATTAACCAGCGCTCGTGGGCAGTCGGTCAGCAACAAGCCGACCAAGTCTTACAACGAGCGGTTGACTTAGGAATCAACTTTTTTGACACCGCGCCGGTTTATCAAGCAGGTGCGAGTGAACGTGTCTTAGGGCGGGGGCTGCAACAATTTCCCCGTGATCAAGTGATTCTCGCAACCAAGTTCACTAATCGAACGACGCAAGAAATCAATGACCATGTTAGCGGGCGTGAACACATCTTGCGTTCGCTAGACCAGAGTTTGGCCAACTTGCAGACAGATTACGTTGACCTGTACGTCTACCATATCTGGGACTGGCTCACACCGATGGCCGACATCATGGCTGGGTTAAACGAAGCCGTCAAGTCCGGTAAGGTCCGCTATCTGGGCATCTCAAATGCGTATGCCTGGCAGATTGCACAGATCAATGCGTTCGCGGCGCAGTATGACTACCCGCAATTTGTTTCCATTCAGAGCCACTATAATTTAATTTATCGCGAAGATGAGCGTGAACTATTTACCTACGCTCACGAAAATCAGCTGGCAACCACGCCGTATAGCCCGCTGGCGAGTGGCCGCTTAGCGCACCCGTTTGGCACTGAAACGACGCGGCGGCGTCAAGATGCGTTCTCTGAGACGAAGTATGGCGCGACCGTTGATATTGATAAACCTGTGATTACGCGCGTTGAAGAACTGGCACAGCGGCATCACGTCTCGATGGCCGCAATTAATCTGGGCTGGCTCCAACAACGCGTCACGGCCCCCATCATTGGTGCAACCAAACCGCACCATTTAGACGCGGTGGCAGAAGCAGCGGACCTCCAGTTGACGCCAGCTGAAGTGCGTTACTTAGAAGAACCGTATCAACCTCACGATTTGGAAGGCGTGATGGCGGATAATCGCTCGCGCGAACATAATTGGAATCAGTATTCGGGTCAGTAG